The Candidatus Angelobacter sp. genome has a segment encoding these proteins:
- a CDS encoding PQQ-binding-like beta-propeller repeat protein — translation MLCISRQFCNWSCLCPLLLPLIAGAAHAAAPVVNWPQFRGPGAMGVADNPDLPDHWSTNENVAWKTEVPGRGWSSPIVWGERVFLTTVASEGEMEPPKKGLYFGGERREISKATHRWLVLCLDLKTGRELWLQEAWRGTPLNTLHLKNTYASETPVTDGERVYACFGNVGVFCYDFDGRKLWSTNWPPVKTRNGWGSAASPVLHKDRLFVVNDNDEKAFVVALDTKTGRELWRVDRDEKSNWATPYIWQNEQRTELITSGTRKVRSYDLDGRLLWEFGGMSSIVIPTPISKFGLLYVCSGYVGDKVRPVFAIKPGATGDISLKPGETNNAFIAWCQPIAAPYNPSPLLYGDYFYVLFDFGFLSCHDARTGAQIYDKQRIRPEGNTSFTASPWAANGKIFALSEDGDTFVFEAGPEFRLLHRNSLDEMCMATPALAGDRLLIRTLTKLYCFRNTR, via the coding sequence ATGCTGTGCATCTCCCGGCAATTCTGTAACTGGTCGTGCTTGTGCCCCCTGCTCCTCCCATTGATTGCGGGCGCGGCGCATGCGGCGGCGCCGGTCGTGAACTGGCCGCAATTTCGCGGGCCCGGCGCCATGGGAGTCGCCGACAACCCTGATCTGCCCGATCACTGGAGCACCAACGAGAATGTCGCCTGGAAAACCGAGGTTCCCGGACGCGGCTGGTCTTCCCCCATCGTATGGGGCGAGCGGGTGTTTCTGACCACCGTCGCCAGTGAAGGAGAAATGGAGCCGCCGAAGAAGGGTCTCTATTTTGGCGGCGAACGCCGGGAAATCTCCAAGGCCACACACCGCTGGCTGGTCCTGTGTCTCGATCTAAAAACCGGGCGCGAACTGTGGCTGCAGGAAGCCTGGCGCGGCACGCCATTAAATACTTTACACCTGAAGAACACCTACGCTTCCGAAACGCCCGTGACCGACGGAGAACGGGTCTATGCCTGTTTCGGCAACGTCGGTGTGTTCTGCTACGACTTCGATGGTCGCAAACTCTGGTCCACCAACTGGCCACCCGTGAAAACACGGAACGGCTGGGGCTCGGCCGCTTCACCGGTGCTCCACAAGGACCGGCTGTTCGTGGTGAACGATAACGACGAAAAGGCCTTCGTTGTTGCGCTCGACACTAAGACCGGACGTGAGCTCTGGCGCGTGGATCGCGACGAAAAAAGCAACTGGGCGACTCCTTACATCTGGCAGAACGAACAACGCACCGAATTGATCACGTCCGGCACCCGGAAAGTTCGCAGCTACGACCTCGACGGCAGGCTGCTCTGGGAATTCGGCGGCATGTCCTCGATTGTCATTCCGACGCCCATCTCGAAATTCGGTCTGCTTTACGTGTGCTCGGGCTACGTCGGCGACAAGGTGCGCCCCGTGTTTGCGATCAAACCGGGCGCAACCGGCGACATCAGCCTCAAACCGGGCGAGACGAACAACGCGTTCATCGCCTGGTGTCAGCCCATCGCCGCCCCTTACAACCCATCCCCACTGCTCTACGGCGATTATTTCTATGTGCTGTTCGATTTCGGATTCCTGTCCTGCCACGACGCGCGCACCGGCGCGCAGATTTATGATAAGCAACGCATCCGCCCCGAGGGCAACACCTCATTCACGGCATCGCCCTGGGCGGCGAATGGAAAAATTTTCGCATTGAGCGAGGACGGCGATACGTTCGTTTTCGAGGCTGGACCCGAGTTTCGCCTGCTGCACAGGAATTCGCTCGATGAAATGTGCATGGCCACGCCGGCGCTGGCCGGGGATCGGCTGCTGATCCGCACGCTAACGAAGCTTTACTGTTTCAGGAACACCCGGTGA